In Flavobacterium praedii, the DNA window ACTAGTACTTATGTTGACGATGCTCCTTATAACTATGAAGAGGTAGAAGTTAGACCAGAATTTCCTGGTGGATATAATGAATTATTAAATTTTATTGGAAAAAATTTTAAAATTCCTGAATATGAAGGAAATGGAGGTATTTTAAAAGTTGCATTTGTTATTGAAATTGATGGTTCTATTTCAAATGTTAAAGTAGTAAAAGATCTTGGAGATGGAACTGGTATTGAAGCTAAAAGAGTAA includes these proteins:
- a CDS encoding energy transducer TonB — its product is MKKFLLSVITLVFVNIASAQPTSTYVDDAPYNYEEVEVRPEFPGGYNELLNFIGKNFKIPEYEGNGGILKVAFVIEIDGSISNVKVVKDLGDGTGIEAKRVISSSPKWSSGENRGKRVRVLYELPIKIAGQG